A window of the Drosophila simulans strain w501 chromosome 2L, Prin_Dsim_3.1, whole genome shotgun sequence genome harbors these coding sequences:
- the LOC6731282 gene encoding 5'-3' exoribonuclease 2 homolog, whose amino-acid sequence MGVPAFFRWLSRKYPSVIIECNENKQVDPDTGRNIYEDATLPNPNGIEFDNLYLDMNGIIHPCTHPEDKPAPKNEDEMMVAIFECIDRLFGIVRPRKLLYMAIDGVAPRAKMNQQRSRRFRAAKETTEKRLEVARIREELLSRGCKLPPEKEKGDHFDSNCITPGTPFMDRLSKCLHYFVHDRLNNNPAWKGIKVILSDANVPGEGEHKIMDYIRKQRAQPDHDPNTQHVLCGADADLIMLGLATHEPNFTIIREEFLPNKPRPCDICNGFGHEMDKCVGLGATAPTSANFKPDVPIGAEVKFIFVRLSVLREYLKQTLEMPNLPFEYSFERALDDWVFMCFFVGNDFLPHLPSLEIREGAVDRLVELYKKCVYKTKGYLTDSGDVNLDRVQLIMTDLGNAEDQIFKSRQRREEQFKARDKARKRQERNQDHGSLNQSAFGASAVGPNSQQKSVGNYKEEAAALRNRKRTSDMANLDDEDEEENNDEVRLWEDGFKDRYYESKFDVAPGNQQFRYAVALQYVRGLCWVLKYYYQGCASWNWYFPYHYAPFASDFVNIQGLSTMFEKGTKPFNPLEQLMGVFPAASSSHVPEPWAKLMSDPESPIIDFYPEDFKIDLNGKKFAWQGVALLPFVDEKRLFKALVPYYDQLTGEEVKRNKRGDNYLYISNQSPHYKKVKKVSEKDDESVCKAISFDGMRGTLGSTELNTAISGILKSPISGLSDINDNITVTTTFKDPEYDDDYIFEAKRLENAVDPPQVLPNEQSGNKHRPVIGFNSHLTRAYVPDSGHRMLNAGIRNQQGGGGGGGYGQGGGYGQGGGGNQGQGYQNNSRNYNYNYNNNYNQHQGGGYQNNYNNRQQQYGHNQRFNQDNSNQQQRNFNNYNGPRNNNYQQQGGSRQQNQNYRRF is encoded by the coding sequence ATGGGAGTTCCAGCATTCTTTCGCTGGCTGAGCCGGAAGTATCCATCCGTGATAATAGAATGCAATGAAAACAAGCAGGTGGACCCGGACACCGGGCGAAACATCTACGAGGACGCCACCTTGCCGAATCCGAATGGGATAGAGTTTGACAATCTGTACCTGGACATGAACGGCATCATACATCCGTGCACGCATCCGGAGGACAAGCCGGCGCCGAAGAACGAGGACGAGATGATGGTGGCCATCTTCGAGTGCATCGACCGTCTGTTCGGCATTGTGCGTCCCCGGAAACTGCTCTATATGGCCATCGACGGAGTGGCTCCACGAGCCAAGATGAATCAGCAGCGATCTCGTCGCTTCCGGGCAGCCAAGGAAACCACCGAAAAGCGACTGGAGGTAGCACGGATCCGAGAGGAGCTGTTGAGCCGTGGCTGCAAGCTGCCAccggagaaggagaagggtGATCACTTTGACTCCAACTGCATTACGCCGGGCACCCCGTTCATGGACCGACTGAGCAAGTGTTTGCACTATTTTGTTCATGATCGTCTAAACAATAACCCGGCCTGGAAGGGCATCAAGGTGATCCTGTCGGACGCCAATGTGCCCGGTGAGGGTGAGCACAAGATTATGGATTACATCCGTAAGCAGCGTGCCCAGCCGGATCACGATCCCAACACGCAGCACGTCTTGTGCGGAGCCGACGCCGATCTCATCATGTTGGGGCTGGCCACGCATGAGCCCAACTTCACCATCATTCGGGAGGAGTTCCTGCCGAATAAGCCGCGTCCCTGCGACATCTGCAACGGATTTGGCCACGAGATGGACAAGTGTGTCGGACTCGGAGCGACTGCCCCAACCAGCGCCAACTTTAAGCCCGATGTGCCCATCGGCGCCGAGGTAAAGTTCATCTTTGTGCGGCTGAGTGTGCTGCGCGAGTACCTGAAGCAGACTCTTGAGATGCCGAATCTGCCATTTGAGTACAGCTTCGAGCGCGCGTTGGACGACTGGGTGTTCATGTGCTTCTTTGTGGGCAACGATTTTTTGCCCCACTTGCCTAGCCTGGAGATTCGCGAGGGTGCAGTGGATCGCCTGGTGGAGCTATACAAGAAGTGCGTTTACAAGACAAAGGGCTATCTCACCGACTCGGGAGATGTAAATCTGGACCGGGTGCAGCTGATTATGACCGACTTGGGCAATGCCGAGGACCAGATCTTCAAGAGCCGACAGCGACGCGAGGAGCAGTTCAAGGCCAGGGACAAGGCGCGCAAGAGGCAGGAAAGGAATCAGGACCACGGATCCTTGAATCAGTCTGCTTTTGGCGCCAGCGCAGTGGGTCCAAACAGCCAGCAAAAGAGCGTCGGCAACTACAAGGAGGAGGCCGCCGCACTCCGTAATAGGAAACGGACGAGTGACATGGCCAATTTGGATGACGAAGATGAGGAGGAGAATAACGACGAGGTGCGATTGTGGGAGGACGGCTTCAAGGACCGCTACTACGAATCCAAGTTTGATGTGGCACCGGGTAACCAGCAGTTCCGATACGCTGTAGCCCTGCAGTATGTCCGAGGATTGTGCTGGGTTCTGAAGTACTACTACCAGGGCTGTGCCTCCTGGAACTGGTACTTCCCATACCACTATGCACCCTTCGCATCGGATTTTGTCAACATCCAGGGGCTGTCCACGATGTTCGAAAAGGGCACAAAGCCGTTTAATCCGCTCGAGCAACTGATGGGCGTCTTTCCGGCAGCCAGTAGTTCGCACGTGCCCGAGCCATGGGCCAAGCTCATGTCCGACCCGGAGTCGCCGATCATTGACTTCTATCCGGAGGACTTTAAGATCGATCTGAATGGCAAGAAGTTCGCCTGGCAGGGAGTGGCTCTGCTGCCGTTCGTCGATGAGAAGCGTCTCTTCAAGGCTTTGGTTCCCTACTATGATCAACTTACTGGAGAGGAGGTGAAGCGAAACAAGCGTGGAGACAATTACCTGTACATCAGCAACCAGAGTCCGCACTACAAAAAGGTGAAGAAagtcagcgaaaaggatgatGAGAGCGTTTGCAAAGCCATCTCATTTGACGGTATGCGCGGCACTTTGGGAAGTACCGAGCTAAACACTGCCATCAGCGGCATTCTTAAGTCGCCGATTTCCGGGCTATCGGACATCAATGACAATATAACCGTGACGACCACGTTCAAGGATCCGGAATACGATGATGACTACATTTTCGAAGCGAAGCGCCTCGAAAATGCCGTAGATCCGCCACAGGTGCTGCCAAATGAGCAGTCTGGTAACAAGCATCGTCCCGTCATCGGTTTTAATAGCCACTTGACCAGGGCCTACGTTCCGGATAGTGGTCACCGCATGCTGAACGCTGGCATAAGGAACCAAcaaggtggtggtggaggaggaggctaCGGTCAAGGAGGCGGCTACGGCCAGGGAGGAGGCGGAAACCAAGGACAGGGCTATCAAAACAATAGCCGAAACTataactacaactacaacaataaCTACAATCAGCACCAGGGTGGCGGCTATCAAAACAACTACAATAACCGACAGCAGCAATATGGTCACAATCAGAGATTCAACCAGGACAATtccaatcagcagcagcgcaacTTTAACAACTATAATGGTCCAAGGAACAACAACTACCAGCAACAAGGCGGCAGCAGACAACAGAATCAGAATTATAGACGGTTTTAG
- the LOC6731283 gene encoding wee1-like protein kinase, with translation MAFRQTEHEMSVTSLDSSVELRSRSPSPQVFNPRKLRFADDDFDKDTPEGASPQHPLQQRPKLSSGEEQQLGSKLGEGGGDGDVSMSPPCQKVRALRLFSTPATPKTILQKSTTQCSNHLSAAAAAVNASRRSDDLFRLSERPRSLPLHNRKLPAQDTANVNPFTPDSLMAHNKKRCRTQFGRENLNLNVNAMQKYLLSDACDDDVAEEAGDSIREIHQQAPKRLALHDTNISRFKREFMQVNVIGVGEFGVVFQCVNRLDGCIYAIKKSKKPVAGSSFEKRALNEVWAHAVLGKHDNVVRYYSAWAEDDHMLIQNEFCDGGSLQARIQDHCLGEAELKIVLMHVIEGLRYIHSNDLVHMDLKPENIFSTMNPNAHKLVDVQPQQTKDDDGMDSVYEELRHSENLVTYKIGDLGHVTSVKEPYVEEGDCRYLPKEILHEDYSNLFKADIFSLGITLFEAAGGGPLPKNGPEWHNLRDGKVPILPSLSRDFNELIAQMMHPYPDKRPTSQSIFSHPILSAVDSKSKLQLGLELTVEKRKNEILMNKLREAKKQIKLLEQRVNLLAVTNNPDSLDGQRCLRSFTRRMRTPFSSHGKFDSISDRNKNVITNV, from the exons ATGGCATTCCGCCAGACGGAGCACGAGATGAGCGTCACCTCACTCGATTCAAGCGTCGAACTGCGATCGCGCTCCCCATCGCCGCAGGTCTTCAATCCGCGCAAGCTTCGCTTCGCCGACGATGACTTTGACAAGGACACGCCCGAGGGAGCGAGTCCGCAGCATCCCCTTCAGCAGCGGCCGAAGCTATCCTCCggcgaggagcagcagctggggAGTAAGTTAGGCGAAGGAGGTGGCGACGGAGACGTGTCCATGTCGCCGCCATGCCAAAAGGTGCGCGCACTGCGACTCTTTAGCACACCGGCCACTCCAAAGACCATCCTGCAGAAGTCGACGACGCAGTGCAGCAACCATCTgtcggcggcagcagcggcagtgaATGCCTCCAGACGCAGCGACGACCTATTCCGCCTGTCAGAGCGTCCGCGATCTCTGCCACTGCACAACCGCAAACTGCCCGCTCAGGACACGGCAAATGTGAATCCCTTCACGCCAGATA gcCTCATGGCTCACAATAAGAAGCGCTGTCGCACGCAATTCGGACGCGAAAACCTCAACCTGAACGTGAATGCTATGCAAAAGTATTTGCTCAGTGATGCCTGCGACGACGAtgtggcggaggaggcgggCGACTCGATTCGCGAAATCCACCAGCAGGCACCCAAGCGGCTGGCCCTGCACGACACGAACATCAGTCGCTTCAAGCGGGAGTTCATGCAAGTCAACGTAATCGGCGTTGGCGAGTTCGGTGTGGTGTTCCAGTGCGTCAATCGACTAGATGGCTGCATATATGCGATTAAAAAGAGTAAGAAGCCGGTGGCAGGCAGTTCTTTCGA AAAGAGAGCCCTGAACGAGGTGTGGGCCCATGCTGTATTGGGCAAGCACGATAACGTGGTTAGATACTATTCCGCGTGGGCGGAGGACGATCATATGCTGATACAGAATGAATTCTGCGATGGTGGCAGCTTGCAAGCGCGCATCCAAGATCATTGTTTGGGTGAGGCAGAGCTAAAGATTGTTCTCATGCATGTGATAGAGGGCCTGCGCTATATTCACTCAAATGACCTGGTGCACATGGATCTGAAGCCGGAAAACATATTCTCCACCATGAATCCGAATGCACACAAGCTGGTTGATGTGCAGCCGCAACAGACCAAAGATGACGATGGCATGGACAGCGTCTACGAAGAACTGCGCCATTCAGAGAACCTGGTTACGTACAAGATCGGCGACCTGGGACACGTGACCTCCGTTAAGGAACCCTACGTCGAGGAGGGAGATTGTCGATACCTGCCCAAGGAGATCCTTCACGAGGATTATTCGAATCTCTTCAAGGCCGACATCTTTTCGCTGGGCATCACGCTATTCGAGGCGGCCGGCGGTGGTCCGCTCCCCAAAAATGGACCCGAATGGCACAACTTGCGAGATGGCAAGGTGCCGATTTTGCCGAGCCTGAGCAGGGATTTTAACGAGCTCATAGCCCAGATGATGCACCCTTATCCCGACAAGAGGCCCACTTCGCAGTCCATATTCAGTCATCC AATTCTGAGTGCTGTTGACTCCAAGAGCAAGCTGCAGCTCGGCCTGGAGCTGACCGTGGAGAAGCGCAAGAACGAGATACTGATGAACAAGCTGAGAGAGGCCAAAAAACAGATTAAACTGCTCGAGCAACGAG TCAATCTTCTTGCGGTGACTAACAACCCGGACAGTCTGGATGGACAGCGTTGCCTTCGCAGCTTCACTCGACGCATGCGCACCCCATTCTCCAGCCATGGCAAGTTCGACAGCATATCCGATCGCAACAAGAACGTTATCACCAATGTCTGA
- the LOC6731284 gene encoding probable splicing factor, arginine/serine-rich 6, which produces MSRHPSDRKVYVGDLGNNARKNDLEYVFGAYGSLRSVWIARNPPGFAFVEFESARDAADAVRGLDGRTVCGRRARVELSTGKYARSGGGGGGGGGGGGGGGLGGRDRGGGGRGDDKCYECGGRGHFARHCRERKARQRRRSNSFSRSRSTSRRRRTRSKSGTRSRSRSAGSVGRRSGRSNGRDENGSASRYSDHERNGSGAVDSPPPPKRRYEDEDDDRVRGSPRSRSRSRSASPAVRRGSPPRRRGDSSASRSVSRD; this is translated from the exons ATGTCGCGCCATCCGAGCGATAGAAAGGTGTACGTAGGCGATCTGGGCAACAATGCCCGGAAGAACGACCTGGAGTATGTATTTGGAGCGTACGGCAGTCTGCGCAGCGTCTGGATAGCCCGCAATCCGCCGGGCTTCGCCTTCGTGGAGTTCGAGAGTGCCCGTGATGCGGCGGATGCGGTGCGCGGATTGGACGGACGGACGGTTTGCGGACGCCGAGCCCGTGTGGAATTGTCCACCGGAAAGTATGCCAGGtccggcggtggtggtggcggaggtggtggaggcggcggtggtggaggaCTCGGAGGACGCGACCGTGGCGGCGGTGGTCGTGGGGACGATAAGTGCTACGAGTGCGGCGGACGGGGCCATTTCGCTCGCCACTGTCGCGAAAGGAAGGCCAGGCAGCGACGCAG AAGCAACTCATTCAGCAGATCTCGCAGCACATCGCGACGCAGGCGCACTCGCTCCAAGTCCGGAACTCGATCCCGCAGTCGCTCCGCCGGCTCGGTGGGCCGTCGCTCCGGCCGCTCGAACGGACGGGACGAGAACGGATCGGCGTCGAGGTACAGCGACCACGAGCGCAACGGCAGTGGAGCGGTAGACTcaccgccgccgccaaagCGGCGCtatgaggatgaggacgatgaCCGGGTCAGGGGATCGCCGCGGTCGCGTTCCCGATCTCGATCGGCGTCGCCAGCGGTGCGCCGTGGATCGCCGCCCAGGCGTCGTGGTGACTCGTCCGCCTCACGTTCCGTTTCAAGGGACTAG
- the LOC6731286 gene encoding nucleolar protein 58: MFVLYETPAGYAIFKLLDEKKLEQVDNLYQEFETPEKANKLLKLKHFEKFNDTTEALAAATAAVEGKVAKPLKKTLKKLLVDDVQSSLLVADAKLGTAIKDKLSVQCVCNTGVQELMRCIRQQADSLLGGLPKREMTAMALGLAHSLSRYKLKFSPDKIDTMIVQAQCLLDDLDKELNNYMMRAREWYGWHFPELGKIITDNIAFVKTIKLVGTRDNMATSDLSDILPEDVEEKVKEAAEISMGTEISEEDVLNIQCLCDEIISINDYRTHLYDYLKARMMAMAPNLTVLVGDTVGARLIAHAGSLINLAKHPSSTVQILGAEKALFRALKTKKDTPKYGLIYHAQLVGQASQKNKGKMSRSLAAKASLATRVDAFGEEATFELGAAHKVKLESRLRLLEEGNLRKLSGTGKAKAKFEKYQAKSEVFTYQPEADNTLNVKKRKHSESEQQTPVKKEEPAEEEAEVKSEKKKKKKKKQKDEEEEAVEEAAAPEPEDQPTPAKKKKKSKHQE; this comes from the exons ATGTTTGTGCTCTACGAAACGCCGGCGGGCTACGCGATTTTCAAGCTGCTGGACGAGAAGAAACTGGAGCAGGTGGACAATCTGTACCAGGAGTTTGAGACTCCGGAAAAGGCCAACAAGCTTCTGAAGCTGAAGCACTTTGAGAAATTCAATGACACCACAGAGGCGCTGGCCGCTGCaacggcggcggtggagggCAAGGTAGCCAAGCCGCTGAAAAAGACACTCAAGAAGCTGCTCGTTGACGACGTGCAGTCTTCGCTCTTGGTTGCCGATGCCAAACTGGGCACAGCCATCAAGGACAAGCTGTCGGTACAGTGTGTGTGCAACACTGGCGTCCAGGAGCTGATGCGCTGCATTCGCCAGCAGGCGGACAGTCTGCTTGGTGGTCTGCCCAAGCGTGAGATGACCGCCATGGCCCTGGGTCTTGCTCACTCCTTGTCGCGCTACAAGCTCAAGTTCTCGCCCGACAAGATCGACACAATGATTGTGCAGGCCCAGTGCTTGCTGGATGACCTGGACAAGGAGTTGAACAACTACATGATGCGTGCACGCGAGTGGTACGGTTGGCACTTTCCCGAGCTGGGCAAGATCATTACCGACAACATTGCCTTCGTGAAGACCATCAAGTTGGTGGGCACCAGGGACAACATGGCCACAAGCGATCTGTCCGACATTCTGCCAGAAGATGTGGAGGAAAAGGTCAAGGAGGCAGCTGAGATCTCTATGGGTACCGAAATCTCCGAGGAGGATGTGCTGAACATTCAGTGTCTGTGCGACGAGATCATATCGATCAACGATTACCGCACCCACTTGTACGACTACTTGAAGGCCAGAATGATGGCCATGGCTCCGAATTTGACAGTGCTCGTGGGCGACACCGTGGGCGCTCGACTGATTGCCCATGCTGGCTCGCTGATCAACCTGGCCAAGCATCCCTCATCTACTGTACAAATTCTGGGCGCCGAGAAGGCACTCTTCCGTGCGCTGAAGACCAAGAAGGATACGCCAAAGTACGGTTTGATCTATCACGCCCAGTTGGTGGGACAGGCAAGCCAGAAGAACAAGGGCAAAATGTCGCGTTCGCTGGCCGCCAAAGCGTCACTTGCTACGCGCGTTGATGCCTTTGGCGAAGAGGCTACCTTTGAGCTAGGAGCGGCGCACAAGGTTAAACTGGAGTCTCGGCTGCGACTCCTGGAGGAGGGCAACCTGCGCAAACTCTCGGGCACCGGCAAGGCCAAGGCCAAGTTCGAGAAGTACCAGGCCAAGAG CGAGGTGTTCACCTACCAACCAGAGGCGGACAACACCTTGAACGTGAAGAAGCGCAAGCACTCCGAGTCCGAACAGCAGACGCCTGTTAAGAAGGAGGAACCTGctgaggaggaggcggaggttAAGTccgagaagaagaagaaaaagaagaagaagcagaaggacgaggaggaggaggccgtTGAGGAGGCGGCAGCACCAGAGCCCGAGGATCAGCCAACACCagcaaagaaaaagaaaaagtcaAAGCACCAGGAGTAA
- the LOC6731287 gene encoding heterogeneous nuclear ribonucleoprotein 27C: MEEDERGKLFVGGLSWETTQENLSRYFCRFGDIIDCVVMKNNESGRSRGFGFVTFADPTNVNHVLQNGPHTLDGRTIDPKPCNPRTLQKPKKGGGYKVFLGGLPSNVTETDLRTFFGRYGKVTEVVIMYDQEKKKSRGFGFLSFEEESSVEHVTNERYINLNGKQVEIKKAEPRDGSGGQNSNNSTVGGAYGKLGNECSHWGPHHAPINMMQGQNGQMGGPPLNMPIGAPNMMPGYQGWGTSPQQQQYGYGNSGPGSYQGWGAPPGPQGPPPQWSNYAGPQQTQGYGGYDMYNSTSTGAPSGPSGGGSWNSWNMPPNSAGPTGAPGAGAGTATDMYSRAQAWATGGPSTTGPVGGMPRTGPGNSASKSGSEYDYGGYGSGYDYDYSNYVKQEGASNYGAGPRSAYGNDSSTQPPYAASQAV; this comes from the exons ATGGAAGAGGACGAGAGGGGCAAACTTTTTGTGGGCGGTCTATCCTGGGAGACAACGCAGGAGAACCTGTCGCGCTACTTCTGCCGCTTCGGGGACATCATTGACTGTGTGGTGATGAAGAACAACGAGAGCGGCAGGTCGCGCGGCTTTGGCTTCGTTACCTTTGCCGATCCCACCAACGTCAACCACGTGCTGCAGAATGGACCGCACACGCTCGACGGTCGCACCATCGACCCCAAGCCGTGCAATCCGCGCACTCTGCAGAAACCGAAGAAGGGCGGCGGCTACAAGGTCTTCCTGGGTGGCCTGCCCTCGAACGTCACCGAGACCGATCTGCGGACCTTCTTTGGCCGCTACGGCAAGGTGACCGAGGTGGTCATCATGTACGACcaggagaagaagaagtccCGCGGCTTCGGCTTTCTCTCCTTCGAGGAGGAGTCCTCCGTTGAGCACGTGACCAACGAGCGGTACATCAATCTGAATGGCAAGCAG GTCGAGATCAAGAAGGCCGAGCCTCGTGATGGATCTGGCGGCCAGAACTCCAACAACAGTACCGTGGGAGGCGCCTATGGCAAGCTTGGCAACGAGTGCAGCCACTGGGGACCGCACCATGCTCCCATCAACATGATGCAGGGCCAGAATGGCCAGATGGGTGGACCGCCGCTGAATATGCCCATTGGCGCGCCGAATATGATGCCTGGCTATCAGGGTTGGGGCACctcgccgcagcagcaacaatacgGCTACGGCAACAGTGGCCCAGGATCGTACCAGGGATGGGGAGCTCCACCAGGACCCCAGGGACCACCACCGCAGTGGTCGAACTACGCTGGACCGCAGCAGACGCAGGGCTATGGCGGCTACGACATGTATAACTCGACGTCGACCGGAGCTCCTTCGGGACCATCGGGCGGCGGCAGCTGGAACTCGTGGAACATGCCACCTAACTCTGCCGGACCCACTGGGGCACCAGGAGCCGGAGCGGGCACCGCCACTGACATGTACTCGCGTGCTCAAGCCTGGGCGACGGGCGGTCCCTCGACCACTGGACCAGTGGGCGGCATGCCCCGGACCGGACCCGGTAACTCGGCCTCCAAGTCTGGCTCTGAGTACGACTACGGCGGCTATGGATCCGGGTACGACTACGACTACAGTAACTACGTGAAGCAGGAGGGCGCCTCGAACTACGGAGCAGGGCCGCGATCAGCGTACGGCAACGACAGCTCCACGCAGCCACCCTATGCAGCCTCGCAGGCTGTCTAA